In Cyclopterus lumpus isolate fCycLum1 chromosome 17, fCycLum1.pri, whole genome shotgun sequence, a genomic segment contains:
- the LOC117746132 gene encoding uncharacterized protein KIAA0040 homolog, with protein MDGRTESVQDFFNQLWSFATDKHNQGVYNTVCLVVLLTLPLLVLLTTLVVCCHCCFCRHANNCCCCKDAMATTRSETKKRKNSAEDLWISVKTGPMTPDRVALAMV; from the coding sequence ATGGATGGGAGAACAGAGAGCGTCCAGGATTTCTTCAACCAACTTTGGAGCTTCGCTACGGACAAACACAACCAGGGGGTGTATAACACCGTCTGCCTGGTGGTCCTCTTAACTCTTCCCctgctggtcctcctcactactTTGGTGGTGTGCTGCCACTGCTGCTTCTGTCGCCATGCCAACAACTGCTGTTGCTGCAAAGATGCCATGGCAACCACAAGGTCAGAAACGAAGAAGAGAAAGAACTCCGCTGAGGACTTGTGGATCTCTGTCAAGACGGGGCCGATGACGCCCGACAGGGTCGCCCTGGCCATGGTGTAG